Proteins co-encoded in one Oncorhynchus keta strain PuntledgeMale-10-30-2019 unplaced genomic scaffold, Oket_V2 Un_contig_3378_pilon_pilon, whole genome shotgun sequence genomic window:
- the LOC127923920 gene encoding uncharacterized protein LOC127923920 isoform X17, with protein MNVEVIVFMNVEVIVFMNVEVIVFMNVEVIVFMNVEVIVFMNVEVIVYMNVEVIVFMNVEVIVFMNVEVIVFMNVEVIVFMNVEVIVFMNVEVIVFMNVEVIVFMNVEVIVFMNVEVIVFMNVEVIVFMNVEVIVFMNVEVIVFMNVEVIVFMNVEVIVFMNVEVIVFMNVEVIVFMNVEVIVFMNVEVIVFMNVEVIVEVIVFMNVEVIVFMNVEVIVFMNVEVIVFMNVEVIVFMNVEVIVFMNVEVIVFMNVEVIVFMNVEVIVFMNVEVIVFMNVEVIVFMNVEVIVFMNVEVIVFIVFMNVEVIVFMNVEVIVFMNVEVIVFMNVEVIVFMNVEVIVEVIVFMNVEVIVLCPIWRRPSGGHHCKYEFVLNRLA; from the exons ATGAATGTGGAG gttattgtgtttatgaatgtggaggttattgtgtttatgaatgtggaggttattgtgtttatgaatgtggaggttattgtgtttatgaatgtggaggttattgtgtttatgaatgtggagGTTATTGTGTATATGAATGTGGAG gttattgtgtttatgaatgtggaggttattgtgtttatgaatgtggaggttattgtgtttatgaatgtggaggttattgtgtttatgaatgtggaggttattgtgtttatgaatgtggaggttattgtgtttatgaatgtggaggttattgtgtttatgaatgtggaggttattgtgtttatgaatgtggaggttattgtgtttatgaatgtggaggttattgtgtttatgaatgtggaggttattgtgtttatgaatgtggaggttattgtgtttatgaatgtggaggttattgtgtttatgaatgtggaggttattgtgtttatgaatgtggaggttattgtgtttatgaatgtggaggttattgtgtttatgaatgtggaggttattgtgtttatgaatgtggag GTtattgtgtttatgaatgtggaggttattgtggaggttattgtgtttatgaatgtggaggttattgtgtttatgaatgtggaggttattgtgtttatgaatgtggaggttattgtgtttatgaatgtggaggttattgtgtttatgaatgtggaggttattgtgtttatgaatgtggaggttattgtgtttatgaatgtggaggttattgtgtttatgaatgtggaggttattgtgtttatgaatgtggaggttattgtgtttatgaatgtggaggttattgtgtttatgaatgtggaggttattgtgtttatgaatgtggaggttattgtgtttattgtgtttatgaatgtggaggttattgtgtttatgaatgtggag GTtattgtgtttatgaatgtggaggttattgtgtttatgaatgtggaggttattgtgtttatgaatgtggaggttattgtggaggttattgtgtttatgaatgtggagGTTATTGTGTTGTGTCCCATATGGCGGCGCCCATCCGGgggtcatcattgtaaatacgaatttgttcttaaccgacttgcctag
- the LOC127923920 gene encoding uncharacterized protein LOC127923920 isoform X18: MNVEVIVYMNVEVIVFMNVEVIVFMNVEVIVFMNVEVIVYMNVEVIVFMNVEVIVFMNVEVIVFMNVEVIVFMNVEVIVFMNVEVIVFMNVEVIVFMNVEVIVFMNVEVIVFMNVEVIVFMNVEVIVFMNVEVIVFMNVEVIVFMNVEVIVFMNVEVIVFMNVEVIVFMNVEVIVFMNVEVIVFMNVEVIVFMNVEVIVEVIVFMNVEVIVFMNVEVIVFMNVEVIVFMNVEVIVFMNVEVIVFMNVEVIVFMNVEVIVFMNVEVIVFMNVEVIVFMNVEVIVFMNVEVIVFMNVEVIVFIVFMNVEVIVFMNVEVIVFMNVEVIVFMNVEVIVFMNVEVIVEVIVFMNVEVIVLCPIWRRPSGGHHCKYEFVLNRLA, translated from the exons ATGAATGTGGAGGTTATTGTGTATATGAATGTGGAGGTtattgtgtttatgaatgtggaggttattgtgtttatgaatgtggaggttattgtgtttatgaatgtggag GTTATTGTGTATATGAATGTGGAGGTtattgtgtttatgaatgtggag gttattgtgtttatgaatgtggaggttattgtgtttatgaatgtggaggttattgtgtttatgaatgtggaggttattgtgtttatgaatgtggaggttattgtgtttatgaatgtggaggttattgtgtttatgaatgtggaggttattgtgtttatgaatgtggaggttattgtgtttatgaatgtggaggttattgtgtttatgaatgtggaggttattgtgtttatgaatgtggaggttattgtgtttatgaatgtggaggttattgtgtttatgaatgtggaggttattgtgtttatgaatgtggaggttattgtgtttatgaatgtggaggttattgtgtttatgaatgtggaggttattgtgtttatgaatgtggaggttattgtgtttatgaatgtggag GTtattgtgtttatgaatgtggaggttattgtggaggttattgtgtttatgaatgtggaggttattgtgtttatgaatgtggaggttattgtgtttatgaatgtggaggttattgtgtttatgaatgtggaggttattgtgtttatgaatgtggaggttattgtgtttatgaatgtggaggttattgtgtttatgaatgtggaggttattgtgtttatgaatgtggaggttattgtgtttatgaatgtggaggttattgtgtttatgaatgtggaggttattgtgtttatgaatgtggaggttattgtgtttatgaatgtggaggttattgtgtttattgtgtttatgaatgtggaggttattgtgtttatgaatgtggag GTtattgtgtttatgaatgtggaggttattgtgtttatgaatgtggaggttattgtgtttatgaatgtggaggttattgtggaggttattgtgtttatgaatgtggagGTTATTGTGTTGTGTCCCATATGGCGGCGCCCATCCGGgggtcatcattgtaaatacgaatttgttcttaaccgacttgcctag
- the LOC127923920 gene encoding uncharacterized protein LOC127923920 isoform X21, with the protein MNVEVIVYMNVEVIVFMNVEVIVFMNVEVIVFMNVEVIVYMNVEVIVFMNVEVIVFMNVEVIVFMNVEVIVFMNVEVIVFMNVEVIVFMNVEVIVFMNVEVIVFMNVEVIVFMNVEVIVFMNVEVIVFMNVEVIVFMNVEVIVFMNVEVIVFMNVEVIVFMNVEVIVFMNVEVIVFMNVEVIVFMNVEVIVEVIVFMNVEVIVFMNVEVIVFMNVEVIVFMNVEVIVFMNVEVIVFMNVEVIVFMNVEVIVFMNVEVIVFMNVEVIVFMNVEVIVFMNVEVIVFMNVEVIVFIVFMNVEVIVFMNVEVIVFMNVEVIVFMNVEVIVFMNVEVIVEVIVFMNVEVIVLCPIWRRPSGGHHCKYEFVLNRLA; encoded by the exons ATGAATGTGGAGGTTATTGTGTATATGAATGTGGAG gttattgtgtttatgaatgtggaggttattgtgtttatgaatgtggaggttattgtgtttatgaatgtggagGTTATTGTGTATATGAATGTGGAG gttattgtgtttatgaatgtggaggttattgtgtttatgaatgtggaggttattgtgtttatgaatgtggaggttattgtgtttatgaatgtggaggttattgtgtttatgaatgtggaggttattgtgtttatgaatgtggaggttattgtgtttatgaatgtggaggttattgtgtttatgaatgtggaggttattgtgtttatgaatgtggaggttattgtgtttatgaatgtggaggttattgtgtttatgaatgtggaggttattgtgtttatgaatgtggaggttattgtgtttatgaatgtggaggttattgtgtttatgaatgtggaggttattgtgtttatgaatgtggaggttattgtgtttatgaatgtggaggttattgtgtttatgaatgtggag GTtattgtgtttatgaatgtggaggttattgtggaggttattgtgtttatgaatgtggaggttattgtgtttatgaatgtggaggttattgtgtttatgaatgtggaggttattgtgtttatgaatgtggaggttattgtgtttatgaatgtggaggttattgtgtttatgaatgtggaggttattgtgtttatgaatgtggaggttattgtgtttatgaatgtggaggttattgtgtttatgaatgtggaggttattgtgtttatgaatgtggaggttattgtgtttatgaatgtggaggttattgtgtttatgaatgtggaggttattgtgtttattgtgtttatgaatgtggaggttattgtgtttatgaatgtggag GTtattgtgtttatgaatgtggaggttattgtgtttatgaatgtggaggttattgtgtttatgaatgtggaggttattgtggaggttattgtgtttatgaatgtggagGTTATTGTGTTGTGTCCCATATGGCGGCGCCCATCCGGgggtcatcattgtaaatacgaatttgttcttaaccgacttgcctag
- the LOC127923920 gene encoding uncharacterized protein LOC127923920 isoform X39: MNVEVIVYMNVEVIVFMNVEVIVYMNVEVIVFMNVEVIVFMNVEVIVFMNVEVIVFMNVEVIVFMNVEVIVFMNVEVIVFMNVEVIVFMNVEVIVFMNVEVIVFMNVEVIVFMNVEVIVFMNVEVIVFMNVEVIVFMNVEVIVFMNVEVIVFMNVEVIVFMNVEVIVFMNVEVIVEVIVFMNVEVIVFMNVEVIVFMNVEVIVFMNVEVIVFMNVEVIVFMNVEVIVFMNVEVIVFMNVEVIVFMNVEVIVFMNVEVIVFMNVEVIVFMNVEVIVFIVFMNVEVIVFMNVEVIVFMNVEVIVFMNVEVIVFMNVEVIVEVIVFMNVEVIVLCPIWRRPSGGHHCKYEFVLNRLA; this comes from the exons ATGAATGTGGAGGTTATTGTGTATATGAATGTGGAG gttattgtgtttatgaatgtggagGTTATTGTGTATATGAATGTGGAG gttattgtgtttatgaatgtggaggttattgtgtttatgaatgtggaggttattgtgtttatgaatgtggaggttattgtgtttatgaatgtggaggttattgtgtttatgaatgtggaggttattgtgtttatgaatgtggaggttattgtgtttatgaatgtggaggttattgtgtttatgaatgtggaggttattgtgtttatgaatgtggaggttattgtgtttatgaatgtggaggttattgtgtttatgaatgtggaggttattgtgtttatgaatgtggaggttattgtgtttatgaatgtggaggttattgtgtttatgaatgtggaggttattgtgtttatgaatgtggaggttattgtgtttatgaatgtggaggttattgtgtttatgaatgtggag GTtattgtgtttatgaatgtggaggttattgtggaggttattgtgtttatgaatgtggaggttattgtgtttatgaatgtggaggttattgtgtttatgaatgtggaggttattgtgtttatgaatgtggaggttattgtgtttatgaatgtggaggttattgtgtttatgaatgtggaggttattgtgtttatgaatgtggaggttattgtgtttatgaatgtggaggttattgtgtttatgaatgtggaggttattgtgtttatgaatgtggaggttattgtgtttatgaatgtggaggttattgtgtttatgaatgtggaggttattgtgtttattgtgtttatgaatgtggaggttattgtgtttatgaatgtggag GTtattgtgtttatgaatgtggaggttattgtgtttatgaatgtggaggttattgtgtttatgaatgtggaggttattgtggaggttattgtgtttatgaatgtggagGTTATTGTGTTGTGTCCCATATGGCGGCGCCCATCCGGgggtcatcattgtaaatacgaatttgttcttaaccgacttgcctag
- the LOC127923920 gene encoding uncharacterized protein LOC127923920 isoform X47, which produces MNVEVIVFMNVEVIVFMNVEVIVFMNVEVIVFMNVEVIVFMNVEVIVFMNVEVIVFMNVEVIVFMNVEVIVFMNVEVIVFMNVEVIVFMNVEVIVFMNVEVIVFMNVEVIVFMNVEVIVFMNVEVIVFMNVEVIVFMNVEVIVFMNVEVIVEVIVFMNVEVIVFMNVEVIVFMNVEVIVFMNVEVIVFMNVEVIVFMNVEVIVFMNVEVIVFMNVEVIVFMNVEVIVFMNVEVIVFMNVEVIVFMNVEVIVFIVFMNVEVIVFMNVEVIVFMNVEVIVFMNVEVIVFMNVEVIVEVIVFMNVEVIVLCPIWRRPSGGHHCKYEFVLNRLA; this is translated from the exons ATGAATGTGGAG gttattgtgtttatgaatgtggaggttattgtgtttatgaatgtggaggttattgtgtttatgaatgtggaggttattgtgtttatgaatgtggaggttattgtgtttatgaatgtggaggttattgtgtttatgaatgtggaggttattgtgtttatgaatgtggaggttattgtgtttatgaatgtggaggttattgtgtttatgaatgtggaggttattgtgtttatgaatgtggaggttattgtgtttatgaatgtggaggttattgtgtttatgaatgtggaggttattgtgtttatgaatgtggaggttattgtgtttatgaatgtggaggttattgtgtttatgaatgtggaggttattgtgtttatgaatgtggaggttattgtgtttatgaatgtggag GTtattgtgtttatgaatgtggaggttattgtggaggttattgtgtttatgaatgtggaggttattgtgtttatgaatgtggaggttattgtgtttatgaatgtggaggttattgtgtttatgaatgtggaggttattgtgtttatgaatgtggaggttattgtgtttatgaatgtggaggttattgtgtttatgaatgtggaggttattgtgtttatgaatgtggaggttattgtgtttatgaatgtggaggttattgtgtttatgaatgtggaggttattgtgtttatgaatgtggaggttattgtgtttatgaatgtggaggttattgtgtttattgtgtttatgaatgtggaggttattgtgtttatgaatgtggag GTtattgtgtttatgaatgtggaggttattgtgtttatgaatgtggaggttattgtgtttatgaatgtggaggttattgtggaggttattgtgtttatgaatgtggagGTTATTGTGTTGTGTCCCATATGGCGGCGCCCATCCGGgggtcatcattgtaaatacgaatttgttcttaaccgacttgcctag
- the LOC127923920 gene encoding uncharacterized protein LOC127923920 isoform X38: MNVEVIVFMNVEVIVFMNVEVIVYMNVEVIVFMNVEVIVFMNVEVIVFMNVEVIVFMNVEVIVFMNVEVIVFMNVEVIVFMNVEVIVFMNVEVIVFMNVEVIVFMNVEVIVFMNVEVIVFMNVEVIVFMNVEVIVFMNVEVIVFMNVEVIVFMNVEVIVFMNVEVIVFMNVEVIVEVIVFMNVEVIVFMNVEVIVFMNVEVIVFMNVEVIVFMNVEVIVFMNVEVIVFMNVEVIVFMNVEVIVFMNVEVIVFMNVEVIVFMNVEVIVFMNVEVIVFIVFMNVEVIVFMNVEVIVFMNVEVIVFMNVEVIVFMNVEVIVEVIVFMNVEVIVLCPIWRRPSGGHHCKYEFVLNRLA; this comes from the exons ATGAATGTGGAG gttattgtgtttatgaatgtggaggttattgtgtttatgaatgtggagGTTATTGTGTATATGAATGTGGAG gttattgtgtttatgaatgtggaggttattgtgtttatgaatgtggaggttattgtgtttatgaatgtggaggttattgtgtttatgaatgtggaggttattgtgtttatgaatgtggaggttattgtgtttatgaatgtggaggttattgtgtttatgaatgtggaggttattgtgtttatgaatgtggaggttattgtgtttatgaatgtggaggttattgtgtttatgaatgtggaggttattgtgtttatgaatgtggaggttattgtgtttatgaatgtggaggttattgtgtttatgaatgtggaggttattgtgtttatgaatgtggaggttattgtgtttatgaatgtggaggttattgtgtttatgaatgtggaggttattgtgtttatgaatgtggag GTtattgtgtttatgaatgtggaggttattgtggaggttattgtgtttatgaatgtggaggttattgtgtttatgaatgtggaggttattgtgtttatgaatgtggaggttattgtgtttatgaatgtggaggttattgtgtttatgaatgtggaggttattgtgtttatgaatgtggaggttattgtgtttatgaatgtggaggttattgtgtttatgaatgtggaggttattgtgtttatgaatgtggaggttattgtgtttatgaatgtggaggttattgtgtttatgaatgtggaggttattgtgtttatgaatgtggaggttattgtgtttattgtgtttatgaatgtggaggttattgtgtttatgaatgtggag GTtattgtgtttatgaatgtggaggttattgtgtttatgaatgtggaggttattgtgtttatgaatgtggaggttattgtggaggttattgtgtttatgaatgtggagGTTATTGTGTTGTGTCCCATATGGCGGCGCCCATCCGGgggtcatcattgtaaatacgaatttgttcttaaccgacttgcctag
- the LOC127923920 gene encoding uncharacterized protein LOC127923920 isoform X20, whose translation MNVEVIVFMNVEVIVFMNVEVIVFMNVEVIVFMNVEVIVYMNVEVIVFMNVEVIVFMNVEVIVFMNVEVIVFMNVEVIVFMNVEVIVFMNVEVIVFMNVEVIVFMNVEVIVFMNVEVIVFMNVEVIVFMNVEVIVFMNVEVIVFMNVEVIVFMNVEVIVFMNVEVIVFMNVEVIVFMNVEVIVFMNVEVIVEVIVFMNVEVIVFMNVEVIVFMNVEVIVFMNVEVIVFMNVEVIVFMNVEVIVFMNVEVIVFMNVEVIVFMNVEVIVFMNVEVIVFMNVEVIVFMNVEVIVFIVFMNVEVIVFMNVEVIVFMNVEVIVFMNVEVIVFMNVEVIVEVIVFMNVEVIVLCPIWRRPSGGHHCKYEFVLNRLA comes from the exons ATGAATGTGGAG gttattgtgtttatgaatgtggaggttattgtgtttatgaatgtggaggttattgtgtttatgaatgtggaggttattgtgtttatgaatgtggagGTTATTGTGTATATGAATGTGGAG gttattgtgtttatgaatgtggaggttattgtgtttatgaatgtggaggttattgtgtttatgaatgtggaggttattgtgtttatgaatgtggaggttattgtgtttatgaatgtggaggttattgtgtttatgaatgtggaggttattgtgtttatgaatgtggaggttattgtgtttatgaatgtggaggttattgtgtttatgaatgtggaggttattgtgtttatgaatgtggaggttattgtgtttatgaatgtggaggttattgtgtttatgaatgtggaggttattgtgtttatgaatgtggaggttattgtgtttatgaatgtggaggttattgtgtttatgaatgtggaggttattgtgtttatgaatgtggaggttattgtgtttatgaatgtggag GTtattgtgtttatgaatgtggaggttattgtggaggttattgtgtttatgaatgtggaggttattgtgtttatgaatgtggaggttattgtgtttatgaatgtggaggttattgtgtttatgaatgtggaggttattgtgtttatgaatgtggaggttattgtgtttatgaatgtggaggttattgtgtttatgaatgtggaggttattgtgtttatgaatgtggaggttattgtgtttatgaatgtggaggttattgtgtttatgaatgtggaggttattgtgtttatgaatgtggaggttattgtgtttatgaatgtggaggttattgtgtttattgtgtttatgaatgtggaggttattgtgtttatgaatgtggag GTtattgtgtttatgaatgtggaggttattgtgtttatgaatgtggaggttattgtgtttatgaatgtggaggttattgtggaggttattgtgtttatgaatgtggagGTTATTGTGTTGTGTCCCATATGGCGGCGCCCATCCGGgggtcatcattgtaaatacgaatttgttcttaaccgacttgcctag
- the LOC127923920 gene encoding uncharacterized protein LOC127923920 isoform X23, whose translation MNVEVIVFMNVEVIVFMNVEVIVFMNVEVIVYMNVEVIVFMNVEVIVFMNVEVIVFMNVEVIVFMNVEVIVFMNVEVIVFMNVEVIVFMNVEVIVFMNVEVIVFMNVEVIVFMNVEVIVFMNVEVIVFMNVEVIVFMNVEVIVFMNVEVIVFMNVEVIVFMNVEVIVFMNVEVIVFMNVEVIVEVIVFMNVEVIVFMNVEVIVFMNVEVIVFMNVEVIVFMNVEVIVFMNVEVIVFMNVEVIVFMNVEVIVFMNVEVIVFMNVEVIVFMNVEVIVFMNVEVIVFIVFMNVEVIVFMNVEVIVFMNVEVIVFMNVEVIVFMNVEVIVEVIVFMNVEVIVLCPIWRRPSGGHHCKYEFVLNRLA comes from the exons ATGAATGTGGAG gttattgtgtttatgaatgtggaggttattgtgtttatgaatgtggaggttattgtgtttatgaatgtggagGTTATTGTGTATATGAATGTGGAG gttattgtgtttatgaatgtggaggttattgtgtttatgaatgtggaggttattgtgtttatgaatgtggaggttattgtgtttatgaatgtggaggttattgtgtttatgaatgtggaggttattgtgtttatgaatgtggaggttattgtgtttatgaatgtggaggttattgtgtttatgaatgtggaggttattgtgtttatgaatgtggaggttattgtgtttatgaatgtggaggttattgtgtttatgaatgtggaggttattgtgtttatgaatgtggaggttattgtgtttatgaatgtggaggttattgtgtttatgaatgtggaggttattgtgtttatgaatgtggaggttattgtgtttatgaatgtggaggttattgtgtttatgaatgtggag GTtattgtgtttatgaatgtggaggttattgtggaggttattgtgtttatgaatgtggaggttattgtgtttatgaatgtggaggttattgtgtttatgaatgtggaggttattgtgtttatgaatgtggaggttattgtgtttatgaatgtggaggttattgtgtttatgaatgtggaggttattgtgtttatgaatgtggaggttattgtgtttatgaatgtggaggttattgtgtttatgaatgtggaggttattgtgtttatgaatgtggaggttattgtgtttatgaatgtggaggttattgtgtttatgaatgtggaggttattgtgtttattgtgtttatgaatgtggaggttattgtgtttatgaatgtggag GTtattgtgtttatgaatgtggaggttattgtgtttatgaatgtggaggttattgtgtttatgaatgtggaggttattgtggaggttattgtgtttatgaatgtggagGTTATTGTGTTGTGTCCCATATGGCGGCGCCCATCCGGgggtcatcattgtaaatacgaatttgttcttaaccgacttgcctag
- the LOC127923920 gene encoding uncharacterized protein LOC127923920 isoform X44 — MNVEVIVFMNVEVIVFMNVEVIVFMNVEVIVFMNVEVIVFMNVEVIVFMNVEVIVFMNVEVIVFMNVEVIVFMNVEVIVFMNVEVIVFMNVEVIVFMNVEVIVFMNVEVIVFMNVEVIVFMNVEVIVFMNVEVIVFMNVEVIVFMNVEVIVFMNVEVIVFMNVEVIVEVIVFMNVEVIVFMNVEVIVFMNVEVIVFMNVEVIVFMNVEVIVFMNVEVIVFMNVEVIVFMNVEVIVFMNVEVIVFMNVEVIVFMNVEVIVFMNVEVIVFIVFMNVEVIVFMNVEVIVFMNVEVIVFMNVEVIVFMNVEVIVEVIVFMNVEVIVLCPIWRRPSGGHHCKYEFVLNRLA; from the exons ATGAATGTGGAG gttattgtgtttatgaatgtggaggttattgtgtttatgaatgtggag gttattgtgtttatgaatgtggaggttattgtgtttatgaatgtggaggttattgtgtttatgaatgtggaggttattgtgtttatgaatgtggaggttattgtgtttatgaatgtggaggttattgtgtttatgaatgtggaggttattgtgtttatgaatgtggaggttattgtgtttatgaatgtggaggttattgtgtttatgaatgtggaggttattgtgtttatgaatgtggaggttattgtgtttatgaatgtggaggttattgtgtttatgaatgtggaggttattgtgtttatgaatgtggaggttattgtgtttatgaatgtggaggttattgtgtttatgaatgtggaggttattgtgtttatgaatgtggaggttattgtgtttatgaatgtggag GTtattgtgtttatgaatgtggaggttattgtggaggttattgtgtttatgaatgtggaggttattgtgtttatgaatgtggaggttattgtgtttatgaatgtggaggttattgtgtttatgaatgtggaggttattgtgtttatgaatgtggaggttattgtgtttatgaatgtggaggttattgtgtttatgaatgtggaggttattgtgtttatgaatgtggaggttattgtgtttatgaatgtggaggttattgtgtttatgaatgtggaggttattgtgtttatgaatgtggaggttattgtgtttatgaatgtggaggttattgtgtttattgtgtttatgaatgtggaggttattgtgtttatgaatgtggag GTtattgtgtttatgaatgtggaggttattgtgtttatgaatgtggaggttattgtgtttatgaatgtggaggttattgtggaggttattgtgtttatgaatgtggagGTTATTGTGTTGTGTCCCATATGGCGGCGCCCATCCGGgggtcatcattgtaaatacgaatttgttcttaaccgacttgcctag